A single region of the Yersinia entomophaga genome encodes:
- the slmA gene encoding nucleoid occlusion factor SlmA, with the protein MAEKENTKRNRREEILQALAQMLESSDGSQRITTAKLAANVGVSEAALYRHFPSKTKMFDSLIEFIEDSLMSRINLILQDEKETFNRLRLILLLVLGFAERNPGLTRIMTGHALMFEQDRLQGRINQLFERIEAQLRQVLRERKLREGQGFAHDETLLATQLLAFCEGMLSRFVRSEFRYLPTQEFDARWPLVMAQLQ; encoded by the coding sequence ATGGCAGAGAAAGAAAATACGAAAAGGAATCGGCGCGAGGAAATATTGCAAGCTTTGGCGCAAATGCTGGAATCCAGCGATGGCAGCCAGCGGATCACCACCGCGAAGCTTGCCGCCAACGTTGGTGTTTCTGAGGCTGCGCTATATCGGCATTTCCCCAGCAAAACCAAGATGTTCGATAGCCTGATCGAGTTTATTGAAGATAGTCTTATGTCCCGCATTAATTTAATTCTGCAAGACGAAAAAGAAACTTTTAATCGTCTCAGGCTTATTCTATTGCTGGTTCTTGGGTTTGCCGAACGCAATCCAGGGCTAACCCGAATTATGACCGGACATGCTTTGATGTTTGAGCAGGATCGTTTACAGGGCCGGATTAATCAGCTATTTGAACGTATTGAAGCTCAGCTACGTCAGGTATTACGAGAAAGAAAGCTACGGGAAGGTCAGGGCTTTGCACATGATGAAACCCTGCTGGCGACGCAATTGCTGGCTTTTTGTGAAGGGATGCTGTCTCGCTTTGTTCGCTCCGAATTCCGCTATTTGCCAACGCAAGAGTTCGATGCCCGCTGGCCGCTAGTGATGGCGCAATTACAATAG